In Theileria annulata chromosome 3, complete sequence, *** SEQUENCING IN PROGRESS ***, the sequence ATTGTTATATACTCTTAAAGATTCTATGTGTGTTcaattactatataatgATGTTGTTGTTTGGAAACTATCCTTTGAACCATATCCTGTATCTATATACTTTATATCCCATACATCTCATGACTCTCATGACTCTCATGACTCTCATGACTCTTCTAACTATTATGACTCTCATGACTCTCATGACTCTCATGACTTTACTGACTCTTATGACTATGACTCTTCCTGTAGATTATATTTGAACTTTGATCCatactattatacatatGTTTATGATGGTAATATGTGGATTCTTAGGAAAGATTTGTCTCACTGTTATTCCTTTAAACTAGATCCATCTATGCATCCCAAAGATATCACTATTGTAACTGAATCCAGTGGTTCTAAGGAATCTTCTACTGCTGCTGGTTACACAGTATATGATCATGGTGATGGAATATACTTGTATACactaaaataaatgatatgaatatttattataataattaattagcATTTCTTTTATCGTTCGGATCTCTCTGATTAACTAATCTAGTGTGCGCCTTCAACGTTTGTAATTTCTTTTGTAATACATCTATTTTCTTCTGGTTTATTTTAGCCtgattatgtaaattacCATACAAATTTCTAACATGCTCTTTCATGTTCTCCAATTCATCCCATTCCACTCTCTAATCAAGTATCAGCTCGTATATATACAaactaatactatataactagATAACCAAATAGTTTTCTGTAAAATACGTATGAATTGTTATATTGGAATTCTCTTGTATTTGGATCTGAAATTTCAATTTCGAgttcattttctaataatttaatacgctcattaatattctcaaagttattctttaaattcTCTACCATCTCCATTACTCCGTCACTCAACTTATATTCctttttcaaatatttctTATAATCATTTTCTATACACAATATACATCAACTAAGGGATATTAATCACCTAACTGTActaactaaaattattgaaaatatcTCTAAAAAATAGataattatctaaaaataatcaaagTTGAGCAGGTTAggaaatataaaattttctttcaTTAGAAACTCCTCAGACTATTTATTcggtaaaaaataaaataaataacaaatagGTGGcaaattctataatttgGGATAAATACCTGTATCCTCAATTGTATGTTGCGATAATAGGTTAATCCGTGTTGGAATATCATATTCTTCAAGATTATAATAAAGTGAGTAATGTTGAAGCAGTTCTGACTTGACTTTGTCAAGTGAGTCTTTGAGTTCACCTTCCAAGTGACCTTTTTTAACCTCTGGTGGCATTGGCATCTTTGTTAAGTTCTCAGTCTCTGCATTTGATATTCGTAATAAGGAATCAATTGTGTTCTTAATCTCAGTATTGAAAGATGTGTTAGAGTTTAAAGTTACATCACGCCTTAAAAGGGAAGTAGTGAATCCAAGAGTAGAATTTTGAAGCGCACACTTTACCAAAGAACAATACACATTCAAAGGCATTGTCACATTCTCACCCCCAACCAAACCTACACACTCTATTATACTCTTGATATtatctaatatattatccataattataaatttagtaaTATACTTTGTGTATTAGAACTCATTTTATGTGTCAAGAGAGTcgaaaaatataaattattaaaaatataaaattaaacagttgaattaaaatataaaattaattaattagatgaaatataaatattaaatttaggtAGAGAAAACTTTTAGAATCTGAAGATGAGAATTAAAGGTGCAACcataaatttagaaatgtGAAAATGAgctttaaattttaaatattaaaatactaaaattaatcaaaaatactaaaaattaactGAAATAATCATTAGAATCTTcgaaatgtgtaataaggtgagaaataaattcataaagTAAAATTCTGtgaattttaattaaaaaacacTATTTTGAAAATTGTTGCCAAAATGTAATCAgactaataaataactgtTGTATGTAATGTGTAAATgagtaataaaaatgaattagaCAGAATCCATAATTTACCCTTAATAATTGagaaattttttaataattaacaaattttagattttatatgttaaattttataattttaaaagaaatTGAACCAGTTTATCGAGTCAATTTTGGGATTTGACGCTGTGGGGAATCAGTTACTAatatctaattttttaaagaattCTTATAAttcttttcattaaataatttgtaatattttaaaataattttttgtattataatttgtaatttcgGTTAATATATAGGACTCTgagttaatatatataatttggttAAAATGACATTCTTATGTACAATTAGTGGCGTTCAACCTCAGGAACCTTGCTTGAGTAAAACAGGGTATATTTTTGAACGAAGACTAATTGAAAAACACTTAGAAGAATCACCAGTTTGTCCTGCAACCGGAGAACCTTTGACACCTCAAGATTTaatcaatattaaaagtaattttacatCACAGATagaacaaattattaataatttactcTGTTATTAAGAGATTACACTAATATACTTAGTTACATAGTAATAGGTGATAATATTGTGTATAGCTGATGTTGTAACTAAACCGAGACCAGTAACGGCATCGAGTATTCCAGGATTGCTGTCGTTACTACAGTCCGAATGGGACGCTCTTGCATTGGAAACTCATAACATGAGATCGCACGTTGATGAAGTTAGAAAACAATTAAGTTATTCACTTTATCAACATGATGCCGCAACACGCGTGATTGCAAGACTTATCAAACAACGTGACTCTGCTCTACAAGAAGTTGAAGCATTAAAACAACAATTGTTACTTTTTAGAACCAATTATGATGTTAACTCCCTAGAAACAGGTTTTTACACtagtttattttattatagaTAACACTACTAGCACTTAGTTATGATACTACGTAGTAACTGATACAATGTTTTGTAGAATTTGATAAGGATACAATGGTACGATTGCAGGATTTGGCAAAAGTATTATTATCCGAGAGAAAGAAGAGAGATTTGAGTGGATATTTAGATGCCGAGGCATTTTCGAAGTTTAAATGTGCAGGTGAATTCAGACTTCACTCCTCAACTAAGCCTGGCGTGCTCTGTGTAGCTTTGGATAAGAGTAAAAATGCGCAAAGTCTTGAGGAAAGTTTCTGTTTCACCGGTGGCAATGATGGAAGTGTTGTGTACTTTGATTTATTCAATCAGAAAACTGTTCATACACTCAATGGACATATGAAACCCGTAAATACAGTTGTTACACATCCACTTGACAATATCGCTTTATCAGGTATTACTGTGCTTAGTTACAGAGCTTGTTTAATTCCTTCTGGGGTTTTAATTATGTAGCTAATTAGCTATCTAGCCCTTCTATGCTTCTTGAGTTATAGTGGTGATAATTTCCTAGGATCTGATGATAGTACTATAAGAGTATGGCGTGAATTTGAAACTGAGTTTAAATGCACATACGTGTTAAAGCACCATAAAACATCAATAAAGAATTTAGCAATGCACCCAAGTGGTGAATACTTGTTATCACTATCATCGGACGGTGTTTGGGGTTTATGTAATATTGACTCGGGTAAAGTAATTAAAATGCATAGAAATGTTCCTAAATGTAATGCACTGAAAATACATCCAGACGGTCTTGTTTGTATTGGAGCAGCTACCAATGGTACACTACAAGTTTGGGATATACGTGATTCCACACTCAAGGATCCAATCACGACTAGTAGTGCTGGTGTGAATGGCGTAAGTACAGCTAATGGCGTGAGTAGTGCATGGGTAGATTTGGATTTTAACGAGAATGGATATTATTTGGTTAGCGTATCGGAAGCGGGTGAATTAGTATTATGGGATTTAAGGAAGCAAACCGTTATTAATACTTTTTCGTGTAATGTTAATCCTACAAGAGTCAAATTTGATCAATCAGGTTTCCAAAGCTGTGCTTGGTCACACAGATAGTTATTTAGTCACTCAGTTATTTGCCTCCTATAGGggtatttagttatttagctCCATTTAAACATAGTTATATGTTGAATAGGATTGTATATGGGAGTGAGTAGCACTAAGGTAGAAGTGCTTTATATGAAGGAAAAGAGTAAATTTGAATTAGTCCATACACTTGAAGGGCACAACGCAAATGTTACAGATCTTGAATTTGGACCATATTCCAAATTCCTACTAACAACCTGCTTGGATAAATCTCTAAGACTttataactaatttaataatttacacatacTCACCATAATAGTTTATACTGTTGTGTCAATTTTATGATATAGCTAATAGCattataatactattataaagtataaattaattaatggaAATATAAAGTATGGATaagatatttaaaaaattagtgaAGGGTAcgaattttaaaaatggaCCTTCTTCCGGTGTTTTCGTGTTTCGAGATGGAAATGATAAGGAAGCCGATTCTGGTGTTTTTGATGAGGATTCCAGCGTCGTTTATGCCTCAGGAGAAGATTTTAAGGATTATACGCCTCTAGATTCTTTTTCGTCGCTGGATTCCTTAACCACCGATGAGATGATGAGCCAAAGAgctaaatttatttcaaattctataaaatcGAAGTtcaattttgataaatcgACGCCAATTCAGAGATATGTATCGCTTTATGGGTCCTAGTCACAGggatttatttatttatctaCTGAGGAAATAGTTACATACATTCCTGAACACCCATTTAATCACTCCTGAACCTTAGCCATAAAATATTGGTGATTGTAATAATGTGTTTAGGTAATACCGATAATGATGAAAGGGAATGATGTGGTAGCAGTAGCACCTACGGGTTCAGGGAAAACGCTGTCATATTTAATACCGATTTTACTATCAGTTTGTTCTAAGCTAACTTAATTGTATAGAAATTGGAAGATCATCTGAGtgttataataattgtgCCGACGGTGGAGTTGGTACAGCAAGTGAAATCAGAATTTGTATACCTAACCGGTACTAAAATGTGTGATATTTTTGATTAGGAGGTGAAAACTTCAGTATCGCAACACTTGAAAAGAATATGAAATCATTCAACTTCTCAATCGCAGTCACAACTCCACTGACTCTCTACACACTATTACATACCAACACAATTAACACGGTATTTCACTATCATCtacataattattttatgaGTTTATTACTGACATTTAGTTGgattaatttatgattaGAGTATGACGGGATTGAAGTGTGTAATATTGGATGAGTGTGACAAGTTGTTGGAGGAAGGATATAGTGAGAATATTGAGTACGTGATGAACCATTTAAAGGACTTTAAAGGAATTCAAAAGGCCTCTTTTAGCTCAACAGTACAATCTGAAGTCTTATTATTATCGAAATCGCATTTCAATAATCCAATACATATTACTATTGGTATCTCGATACGGTGCTTGTATAGCTAACAGTAGCTAGTTATCAATAGTAGTTACCCACTTGAACTAGCTATATATcacattatttacataaaaATGAGTTTAGGTAAAGAAAATGTGTGTTGTTGTAATGTAGAACAGGAACTAATATGTGTTACAAACGATAAAGGTACACGattatattcttaattatgtttatgcaaattttaattaggGAAATTAGTGATATTGAAGCAGCTAATAAATGATGGGAAGCTACTTCCTCCGATATTGGTTTTCCTGCAGAGTGTTAATAGGGTCAACGACTTATATAATGAACTTTCACAGCTGAACTTAAACGTTCAAAAGTTCACTAAACAGCTTACTTTAAAACAACGACAAAATATCATACAAAAATTTAGAATTGGGCAAGTATCTGTTTACGACGCTTGGTAGCCCCCAAGGGGGTCCTAGTTATTtggttattttaattagtAGTTAGACACCTTAAGGGGGTTTATTAGTTATCCAGTTATTTTAACATCTGGGATTTGGCACTAAGTATGCCGTAGATATGGATTTTGCTATGTACTGATATATTATGCCGTGGAATAAACTTTAAAGGAGTTCATTCAATAGTGAATTATGACTTGCCATTGACGCCCCAAGTGTATATTAACAGAGTCGGAAGAGCTGGAAGAGGTACGAGACGCGGAAAATCAGTCACCTTCTTCACCATTAACGATTTTAAAATCCTGAACCATATTGTGcaaattatgaaattgtCCAAATCCAACGTACCAAATTATCTGCTGACACTCAAGAATATTGATATCCAAGGTATAGCATTATTAACTAGTGTAATTCTATATTAATAGGTTTGAAGAAATTGGAAAAGAACCCGCCAACAAGAGTTAACATTGGACCGataaagtaattttaataaattaatggattttttagaaaaaagaagaaataCAATAAAAGCAAATCAACCACTAATACTCAACATAATGTAGTCAATAACTAATACAATATCTGTAATTcttaatgtgtataattagATACTGGAATAACATTATTTGGGATTATTAATTGTTCTACAAACATTAGCATCAACAATGGATTGTGCAGTTCTTTGCTCAAGTCTCAATTGACCAGAATAAAGTGCTTCATGGAGTTCTTTAACTGAGAAAGCACCAATGTTTTGTAACCCGTGTTTTACACCTTGAGTTAGATTTGGTAGAATATTGTTAACCGAGCCCTTGTCAATTACTAGTCCAGACACGCCTTGAGATATAATTTTCTGGTCGTCGACGAGGTGATATCTGCTTAAAGAACCCATGAGGCCGGTGTTTTGTAATGAATCGTTAATCGCGTCTTTACTTCCCATGCCTCGATAACTCTTCATTCTTACTCCGTTGTTGAAATAGTATTCTCCTGGCGCCTCTTTACTTCCTGCAAATATACTTCCACCCATTACACAACTAGCACCCAAACTTAAGGcctataaattattatacgGTTGAACAGTTATTCTATGGATAATCATTTAATAGTAAGCCGTGAATGAGGAACCTTAACGATATCACCGGAGGTTTTGATGCCGCCATCTGCGATGACGGGAACACCGTTCCAATGTTCAAAGGTGTAACGACTCACATAGTAAACTGAAGTTGCTTGTCCTCTTCCAACACCGCaaatattctaaaaaaCATTTATTGTGTCGTTGATAGTGGAATAGTGTGGTGGGAACAAACTTGAGTGGTACAGATGGAACCGATGCCCATGCCGACTTTAATTGAGTCGCATCCTGCTTCTAACACGTTTTTAGCTTGTTGTGCTGACACTACATTACCACCAATTATCTACCACATTATTACACAATGACTAttaattatcaattttaagaaaaaattaactagcaaaacataaaaataactattGTGAATCTGGGCTCATGAAGAGCATATGCAATAAATAACTAGATACCTGAACATTTGGATATGCtgattttaattgtttaattaaatcaatttgGAAAACGCTGTTCCCTTGACTTGAATCGACGAGAATAACGTCAACTTTGGCGTCAATTAACTTCTTTGCAACTTCTAAGCCATTGACCCTGTCAAAACCATTAGCGAAGTTACTAAACTTATTATAGCGAATTAACATTGTTATATCTAATTGTTATTAGCGGTTACTTGGTAGAAATCGCGGCTCCTACGAGCAGTTGTTTGTTATCATCTTTGGAGGCGTAAGGGTAGAGTTTGCTTTTGTAAAAGTCTGATCTGGTCACAATTGACATGAGTTCGTAGTCTTCATTTACAATTGGCAGGACTCCTTTCTTGGACATGAATAATAACTCATTGGCGTCATTCAGTTTCATTGGGTGTTTCCCAACTACCAAATTTGTAGACATTATCTCCTCCAATGATACGTTCTTTGACTCCACAAAATACATATCTGTTTTTGTTACTATTCCCAACAGCTTTGACCCTGGGTTACCGTCCGACGTTATAGGGACTGACCTACATCATATTATATCCAGAATAGCTTGAATGTATAACTAAGTCCCctaaaaaaataactatatCCTTGGAGAAGCTCCGTAATGTAGATACGTGAAACCGAGTTTGTCTCTGATTTCGACCCAATCAGAAACGGTAGAAGTGGGTTTAAGGCACACAGGGTTATGTACGAACCCATTCTCAAATCTCTTAACTGCCTTAACTTCCTTAATGAGGTTATCTATCGACAAGTTATTATGAATCACTCCCAATCCTCtaaacattaattaatcaaCATAGGTGTGTAAATAGTTATTGTGTTTAATTGgtgtgtaaataaataatggtGTTTAAGAATACCCTAATAATGCCATAGCAGTTGCCATTTTGGATTCTGTAACGGTATCCATTGGCGAGGAAAGGATTGGGATTCTAAGTTTAATATTCCTTGTAACATTGCTGGACAAATCAACTTTATCCACAGAATCTCTAATATACcctaaacaaaatttaattcaaCTAGTTTTGTACAAATACGAATAgtaaaatttctaaattgTGTTAAATTGAAAGATTACCTGGAAGAATGATCAAGTCTTCGTATGAGAGTGATAATTTAGTGAAATTGAAAAACTCAGCGGCAGAATAACCGTCTGCCATTCCAAAACttaaaaatcaaataattttagctAACatggtattaatattaattttatatgtttttGAATTTTGCAGTTCCCCATCTTATACATTTACTATCTACACTACCATTACTACTACGCCTACAATACTGCAATATTAACATATATTACACACTAGTAATGAAATTCTAATAAGTTCTGAACATGTGCtatctaataataacaaataatttgcTCAAGTATGCttgtataatagtatattagtTTTGAATTAGAGAGCAGTTCCTCTTTCGAGGTTTTGTTTGATTTCATTGGAATAAGTACCGAATGAGCGTTCAAGTTTCTTATTAAAGACGCGATTGCGTTCATTGATGTAAGAAATATCTTGAGCTTCGTCGTCGTAAAGTCTTCTTCTACTAAATGCATCGCGTTTCTTATATTGTTTTTCTACATTTCTCACTACTACATCTTTACTCGCTTCGTTAggattaaaattaacaattcCTGGCCTATAAAATTCTTCTCCCAATTCATTCTTTTGTTTCTCATACAAATCTGGATTAAACCCCGTTTCCCTCAatctatatatatattaagttAGTGgtgtatatatataaatatttgttagGTATTGTTTGTACCGTTTTTTGTGTGCTCTATATAGTGCATCTTGATTGAATATGTTCCATCCGAAGGTTTTGTTTTTTTCTTTagttttttcaattttactCAACTTCTCAACCATTCCAGCACTTATCTACACATTCATTATAAGattgtatataactatGTAAGGATAACTAGTATTCGGACTGATTAGCTGACTGAGTAATGGAATACTGTTACTGGATACATTTAATTCTCTTGACAAATTAGAAGAAATGTCCTTATCGATATCTTTCCCTTCGGATTTGCTAATATGATTctttgaaatatataattcgGATTTGGGATTACTCTTAATCTTCTGTTCCATTATTATCtcatcattatttaatctACTACATtcattcattttattactCAATTTCTTCAATCTTAAAGTTATGTCATCGTCAACTTCCTCCTCAGGTTCCTCTGGTTCTTCTTCGTGCAATACACTTCCTTGTTCCACAGATTCTACAGTATCCTGTTCTTTTACTACACGATCCTGTGTAGATTCCACAGGTGAATCAGTAACATGGGTAATTGTATCAGATTGTATGGGAATGTAATGATGTTTAATACCTTGAAGTGATTcagataataattttttgcCTAAAGTATTAGCACTGGATTCATTTGGTAATCTTTTCCTATTCTCCTTTCCGGTATACACACATTTTACTCCAACCCACTCAGGTTGAAGGTCGTTAGAGTCATCTGTGCTCGTAGAATCAGACTTATCTCCAGATTGATCTGACTTTATTGTATCCATCAGAGATTGTACTAATTCCTTTTGCTTAGTTgaatcattaatattttgtatagTAGCTGTAAAGGCACCACAGGATAGAATTccaatttcaattttaggtttaaatttattatctacTGGTACATTTTCTATTGCTCTTATAAACTCCATGCCCTCCACTACTCTACCAATCACTATATTATTCCTATCAAATCTTACTACTTTGCCAAATAGTATGCAAAATTGCGACCCGTATCTTCTGCCCGCAACATTATCAGTATTACTATTAATGTTTTGTATGGAAAGAAGACCAGCTTGTGAATGTAATCTATTGGTGGGATACTCTTTGAAGCAGTCGCCATAGATACTACCACCGGAAGTGCCGTCGttgttaataaaatcacCGCATTGGAGATATTCTCCTTTAATTACTTTAAATACTTTACAGCCTTCATAGCTAAGTTTCCTAATCCTGCCGCGAACGGAGGTGGTCCTATCTCCTTGACataaaactttaaaattctCTACTAAGCGTTCAGAAACatcattaaaaaattcaaatactACTCTGCCGCTCAGATTTAGGCCAATTCCAACATCCAAATATACCCTTAATCTACTGCTCATTAATATATCCACCCAAATTAGATTGGCAACTAGTGTTGGtggtaaattttattataattaaaaaatataattttgaaattttgaaataaaattatctaacgattaatatattgcgataaaaaactttaaaatgATCTGAGTGGTTTGAGCCCTAGATTCGTTGtggtaaaataaaaattatttttttatttttaaattaatcgCACTTATcagttattttaattatttttaattttctaatgaatattaataagTGCTGGCTCTGCTCCAGTAATATTTATCCAGGTATTTCTCATCCAACTATTATTACTTCTATATATCATTAGATTCCctcaatttaatataattgaatGTTATAAAAAAGTTTTATAGGACATGGTATAGTATTTGTCAGGAATGATTCTAAGATCTTTCGTTTTTGTAGGAGCAAATGCCATAGACATTTTAAAGCTAAACATAATCCAcgaaaaattaaatggaCTAAGGCATATCGAAGACTTCAAGGTATT encodes:
- a CDS encoding uncharacterized protein (note;~Tap-24g11.q1c.C.cand.173 - score = 19.66) — translated: MDNILDNIKSIIECVGLVGGENVTMPLNVYCSLVKCALQNSTLGFTTSLLRRDVTLNSNTSFNTEIKNTIDSLLRISNAETENLTKMPMPPEVKKGHLEGELKDSLDKVKSELLQHYSLYYNLEEYDIPTRINLLSQHTIEDTENDYKKYLKKEYKLSDGVMEMVENLKNNFENINERIKLLENELEIEISDPNTREFQYNNSYVFYRKLFGYLRVEWDELENMKEHVRNLYGNLHNQAKINQKKIDVLQKKLQTLKAHTRLVNQRDPNDKRNAN
- a CDS encoding uncharacterized protein (note;~Tap-24g11.q1c.cand.72 - score = 22.13); translated protein: MTFLCTISGVQPQEPCLSKTGYIFERRLIEKHLEESPVCPATGEPLTPQDLINIKTDVVTKPRPVTASSIPGLLSLLQSEWDALALETHNMRSHVDEVRKQLSYSLYQHDAATRVIARLIKQRDSALQEVEALKQQLLLFRTNYDVNSLETEFDKDTMVRLQDLAKVLLSERKKRDLSGYLDAEAFSKFKCAGEFRLHSSTKPGVLCVALDKSKNAQSLEESFCFTGGNDGSVVYFDLFNQKTVHTLNGHMKPVNTVVTHPLDNIALSGITVLSYRACLIPSGVLIIGDNFLGSDDSTIRVWREFETEFKCTYVLKHHKTSIKNLAMHPSGEYLLSLSSDGVWGLCNIDSGKVIKMHRNVPKCNALKIHPDGLVCIGAATNGTLQVWDIRDSTLKDPITTSSAGVNGVSTANGVSSAWVDLDFNENGYYLVSVSEAGELVLWDLRKQTVINTFSCNVNPTRVKFDQSGLYMGVSSTKVEVLYMKEKSKFELVHTLEGHNANVTDLEFGPYSKFLLTTCLDKSLRLYN
- a CDS encoding DEAD-box (RNA) helicase, putative (note;~Tap-24g11.q1c.cand.74 - score = 18.41) — protein: MDKIFKKLVKGTNFKNGPSSGVFVFRDGNDKEADSGVFDEDSSVVYASGEDFKDYTPLDSFSSLDSLTTDEMMSQRAKFISNSIKSKFNFDKSTPIQRYVIPIMMKGNDVVAVAPTEIGRSSECYNNCADGGVGTASEIRICENFSIATLEKNMKSFNFSIAVTTPLTLYTLLHTNTINTSMTGLKCVILDECDKLLEEGYSENIEYVMNHLKDFKGIQKASFSSTVQSEVLLLSKSHFNNPIHITIGKENVCCCNVEQELICVTNDKGKLVILKQLINDGKLLPPILVFLQSVNRVNDLYNELSQLNLNVQKFTKQLTLKQRQNIIQKFRIGQIWILLCTDILCRGINFKGVHSIVNYDLPLTPQVYINRVGRAGRGTRRGKSVTFFTINDFKILNHIVQIMKLSKSNVPNYLLTLKNIDIQGIALLTSVILY
- a CDS encoding inosine-5'-monophosphate dehydrogenase, putative (note;~Tap-24g11.q1c.C.cand.172 - score = 33.36); translated protein: MADGYSAAEFFNFTKLSLSYEDLIILPGYIRDSVDKVDLSSNVTRNIKLRIPILSSPMDTVTESKMATAMALLGGLGVIHNNLSIDNLIKEVKAVKRFENGFVHNPVCLKPTSTVSDWVEIRDKLGFTSVPITSDGNPGSKLLGIVTKTDMYFVESKNVSLEEIMSTNLVVGKHPMKLNDANELLFMSKKGVLPIVNEDYELMSIVTRSDFYKSKLYPYASKDDNKQLLVGAAISTNNFANGFDRVNGLEVAKKLIDAKVDVILVDSSQGNSVFQIDLIKQLKSAYPNVQIIGGNVVSAQQAKNVLEAGCDSIKVGMGIGSICTTQNICGVGRGQATSVYYVSRYTFEHWNGVPVIADGGIKTSGDIVKALSLGASCVMGGSIFAGSKEAPGEYYFNNGVRMKSYRGMGSKDAINDSLQNTGLMGSLSRYHLVDDQKIISQGVSGLVIDKGSVNNILPNLTQGVKHGLQNIGAFSVKELHEALYSGQLRLEQRTAQSIVDANVCRTINNPK
- a CDS encoding peptidylprolyl isomerase (cyclophilin), putative (note;~Tap-24g11.q1c.C.cand.171 - score = 36.95), with the protein product MSSRLRVYLDVGIGLNLSGRVVFEFFNDVSERLVENFKVLCQGDRTTSVRGRIRKLSYEGCKVFKVIKGEYLQCGDFINNDGTSGGSIYGDCFKEYPTNRLHSQAGLLSIQNINSNTDNVAGRRYGSQFCILFGKVVRFDRNNIVIGRVVEGMEFIRAIENVPVDNKFKPKIEIGILSCGAFTATIQNINDSTKQKELVQSLMDTIKSDQSGDKSDSTSTDDSNDLQPEWVGVKCVYTGKENRKRLPNESSANTLGKKLLSESLQGIKHHYIPIQSDTITHVTDSPVESTQDRVVKEQDTVESVEQGSVLHEEEPEEPEEEVDDDITLRLKKLSNKMNECSRLNNDEIIMEQKIKSNPKSELYISKNHISKSEGKDIDKDISSNLSRELNVSSNSIPLLSQLISPNTSYPYIISAGMVEKLSKIEKTKEKNKTFGWNIFNQDALYRAHKKRLRETGFNPDLYEKQKNELGEEFYRPGIVNFNPNEASKDVVVRNVEKQYKKRDAFSRRRLYDDEAQDISYINERNRVFNKKLERSFGTYSNEIKQNLERGTAL